tagaagatttgaccctccaactttcTTTCAAGAAGAAGAGCTGCCAagagctcctgtgcctgtttattttcctttcctgccagcAGGGGCCCTGATATACCTCAGAAGTCTCAATTTTCCCCCCAActttaaaatgttgaattttcttggtgtttgatttaaaatatgCTCCTGTGAAAACTGCAACTCAATCACTGGAGTGTTGTGTTTTCAGAGCCTTCTGGAAAGGAACgagcctttaaacagaagtgtaaacagtgttgccaactctcatgattttgtcatgagtctcatgataattattgttttccttaaagccccagctcctggagtcaggtgatatgtgatgatttcagccttcattctgaaagaaaaatgacgtttctagcccttgtggctgtggcGAAAGCTTCAAAAtgaccccagtgcaccttaaaagctcaaaaagcagaatgtaaataaaaaataccccaaatctatttttatataatctcattattttaaagcccatctcatgatttttggtgagcctgattagtggtttttgaacatttggggttggccacactgtgaaagtgacttgaaagcATCACTTTCACTCCTGTTAAAAGTCAttttctagtctattatttgtagtgGGGTAACAACccctagagccccaggcaggtgcagtataaacttCTCGTGGGGCCTTGTTGCCCTAAtaggatgtttccaaaagttaaagGATCTATTCCAAGCTTGATGAACTGCAAAAAAGTGATAGCAAGTCATCTAGggtttttctacaattgtttcaattgttgtattcaagagttagtaacaaagtaagaacaaacgttaatttttaaaatctaaccagtgtcccttaaatTAATTGACACAAGCTGTCAGAAaaatattagagctgagtgggtctaatatttatttaattttctttctttatataggaattagaaatTATCTGCCAGGAATACTGTATCTAAggtattatctgcaaaaaaacaagaacattttCAGGTGCCCAAGTGGCCTTTGGAATCACTGTTAAAGTTGTccctccatcaccaccaccaaaatCTAAAGTGTCGCCCCTGGGTTCAAAAACGAACAAGATAAGTTCTTAGAGGATAGgtccttcagggcaggagcttcagggtgagtgcagggtgggctTCCTTTGCAATTTGTCATCTTCCCCATCCCGGGACAGGAGCCAGTCCACTTTCACCACTGGAGGCATGCAGCTTTGGAGGGATCCTGTCACGAGCCAATAGAAAGGAGCGGGTGAAATTCTCCTCCAAGAGAGGAGGATGCTAAAGCAGAATGCCCCATTCCTGGATCAGTCTAGTCCAGGTGCCTGTAAGCGGCTGCACCATGCAGCTCCTAGGCTGTGTTTGGCTCCACGGGGGATTGAGAGCAATGGCAAACAGAGCTGGGGGCCACGTCCCGCTGGGCAATGTTGCTCTGCATGTTAAACAGCTACTGCATTctgtgttgggggaggaggggtgctgcagctcagtgggggtgggggtgcagtgaTCCCTCTATAGCGTTTGTGTGTCAGTTTGTCAGCACGGTGCTTTGGGCCCCTGGGTGTGGGAGGTTTGGTCGGAAGGTAGGATGGATTGTGTTCACACCACCCAGCCGTGTGGAATGGAGTCGAGAGCACCTGGCCTGGATCTGGGCCGGCAGTTACGTACAGCAGCATCACAGACTGGGAGCTGAAGTCGTGGACCTCCACACGGGAGCAAGTCCATGAGTTCAGCTCCTGGGGGACCTCTCCTCTGCAAACAGTTTGGTTTTATTTGAGCACAGGGCAGTGGTACACCCCAGCCCAAATCAGAACCTTGCTGGGTAACATTGCATACCACGGATCTCTGCTGCTGACTGTGCTCAGTGCACTGGAGGGCACGAGACCATTGGTGGAAGCAGGGAGGACATAAATGTCAGGAGTCTGGCTTTGGGGAGGTTTTGCATCGCAACATGGAGTGGAGCCCTTTGGTGCTGTGCATAGCAGATCTCCTCTTGACCTGGACCCCCCTCATCCTCGCTAACTCACTCCAGAGGCTGTATTTAGCATTGGTGAATACCCACGTCTTCTCCAGCTCCTTTCCCACTCCAGAGCGCGGTGCCCAGCTGCAGTGTGTGCTAGTCGAGTGCCCCAGGAGTGTGCCAATGGGAATCGCCCGTGCGCACAGGTTCCCAGACTGAGCTCCATGGAGCACACGCTGGTGCTCTGCGGAGAGCGGGCTGGTGACACGGTTCTGCCTCCTCCTGCTGTCAAAACCACCAGCAGGGTCTTCCCACAGCCACGTCAGACACGTGCGACTGGTACGGGAGAACGTTCCCGTGATGGGGCGTGGGACGGCAGGTGCCCATGAGAGCTGGAACCCCCATTATTGCGTGGTGTGCAAAGGGCAGACTCTGAGAAGCAGTGCCCCTGAGAAGCAGCTCGGCAGGTGCCGGGGAGGGCAAAGAAAACTCGGGGTCCATTGTGTCTCCCAGATCCAGCTGCAGGACCTGAAATGGGAATTGGCTAGTAAGTGTGGGCAGCAAGTGGCCTCATGATGGGTGACCCTTGTCTCTGCTGCCTGTGAGGGTGCTCAGTGGGCAGGAGAGAGCCAACAGTGCAACCCAGCTTCTGTTTGCCATAGGCAGGGTTCACAGAACTTGCTCCCCATCCTCCAGGACTCATTCCATCAGTGAACATGGCAAACAAGGGACCCTCCTATGGGCTGAGCAGGGACGTGCAGTCCAAGATCGAGAAGAAGTATGATGATGAACTGGAAGAGCGCCTGGTGGAGTGGATCGTGGTCCAGTGCGGGGCTGGCGTGGGACGCCCTGAACGTGGCAGACTGGGGTTCCAGGTCTGGCTGAAGAATGGTATAGTAAGTGTGAATTGTTTGCCCCTTCTCTATGGCGGTGGCCATGCCATCTGTTGGCTCCCTTTGCACTGGGCCATTTAATGTTGAGTCTACCCTCTCCTTCGCTTGCAGGTGCTGAGTGAGCTGGTGAACAGCCTGTACCCAGAAGGCTCAAAGCCTGTGAAAatccccaaacctcctcccaccaTGGTCTTCAAACAGATGGAGCAGGTGGCCCAGTTCCTGAAGGCAGCTGAGGACTATGGTGTGGTGAAAACAGACATCTTCCAGACGGTCGACCTGTTTGAAGGTGAGGGTAGGAGGCTGGGTGCATCAGCTGGTCCTGCCCATGTGATGGGCAGATCCAGGCATGCATTACTATTTAATCACCTGTATTATTGTagcccccaggagccccagtcactgACCAGAGCCCCACGGCACTAGGCGCTGTACATGTGCACAGAACAAAGAGCTGGTCCCTGTGCCTGGCGCTCACAATCCAAGTATAAACCAAAAGACATgagatggagacagacagggaTGGGGGCATCCAAGGGAACAGTGAGCTGAAGTGTGGCGCTCCCTTTAGGAGCTGGGCTTCCTCCCTGAGCCCCTTCTTGGGGGGtagacaccccttcccccaggaacTGGGAGTGTAAATAGGGTAGGCCCTGCTGTGCCTGGTGCGTACTTGCTGCATAGGACTGACTAGCCCTTGCTGAGTGGTGGCTCACTTGCTAAGTTGCCAGCAGGTAACACGTTTGCCTCTTCGCAGGCGTGTTCGACAGCCAAATCCCAAAGAACACAACACATGCTGCAGAAGCTAATGGGGCCTGGGCTTCCCAGGCCCAGATCTCCGGGAGGCCGGAGCGCTGGGGTGTGCTGTGCTCCTGGACGCGCCAGGCGAGAGGTGGTGCTTTTGTGTCAGGGCACATGTCagggtgtgctgctggggggaggtggTGAGAGCAGGTTCCTGGGGTCCGGGTACACCCCGGCACTGcgcttcacctctttgtgccccTCCCTGAGCGAGGCGCCCCCAGCTTCGTGGGTGGAGGAAAGCGTTCCATGTGGGTGCTGAGTTACACCCCACATGCACACAGAGGTTTCCGGCAGTCACGTAGGACGcacccttccttctgcaggcAAGGACATAGCGGCTGTGCAGAGAACAGTCATGGCCTTGGGCAGCCTGGCGGTCACGAAGAACGATGGACATTACCGCGGGGACCCCAACTGGTTTATGAAGTAAGCAGCAAAGTgtccctccccacagcccagcctcagtgtctcctgctgctggggacaggccCTCGGGAGCAGAGGTGTAGGGGGTGGGGTCAATGCTAGCCCCTCCAAATGGGTGTCATGCCTCCTGGCTGGTAGCACAGGGTCTCTTGCCTTTCCCCTGCGTTCcagctgggggctgtgtgcggAGCTGGTCAAACCATCAGTTATCTGGGGCAGGAAACTTCAGTGGCTCTGTCCTTGATGAAATTTCCCACAgccaaaaaatctgttttgtcacAAAAAAGCACCAAGAAGTTGTCAGGTTTTGAACATCTGTTTTCTGTACAAAGTGTCAGGCTTTTCCCCTGCTCCCGCAAACGGAATGGAAGCAGGGACCTTTCCGTGAACACTCGGACGAAAAGCTGGTGGTTTTGGTCAGAACGACTCCCCAGTCAAAAAGTTTGGGCCAGCTCTAGTTCCAGGGAAAATCTCTGCACAAGCCCAGAGGTGTGCAGAGCCCAGCTGggctcggggggaggggaagggaggaaggacaCAACACCCCTCTCCCATCCCTGCTCTATCCCCTCCTGTCCATCAGCTGCGTCCCTTCAGGATGGGATGCACAGGACAGCAGGGGCCTGGAATGATTCTCTCCCTCTCCAGGAAATCGCAGGAGTACAAACGGGATTTCTCCGAAAGCCAGCTGAAGGAAGGGAAGAATGTGATTGGCTTGCAGATGGGCACCAACAAGGGGGCCTCGCAGGCTGGCATGACAGGCTATGGGCGGCCCCGGCAGATCATCAGTTAGATAGTCatggagaagagaaaacaaacCCCACCACAGGAACTGAGTCTTTAGCTCCCTCCTGACTAGAGCCCAACTGCAGCCAATGTGAATAGAGCCAGCGGAGCGCCAAAGGCCACCAGTTGGACCGAACACAAATCCATTGGTATTAATTTCGGTAACTTTTAAACAACACCTAACCCCAGCCCACAAGGCGATGCATGGAGTGAGGTGGGGAGACTCCCCCTCCCAAAGTATTTCTCTATAGGAGCAGCTTTATTTCAGCCACAAATATTGACCGCTTGCTCCATTTCCCAATGTCGCCTTTCCTCTCAGACCTTTGCATGTTCTCTGCTTCACTCCCCATGACTTAACTGTATTGTGAGCTAGATTTTTCTACTGTTTTATAGAGAGGGTTGTTACAAACATCCTACAATGTTACACCTTCCCCCAAGAAGGCTAAATTGGAAAGCACGTACCTGTAGCATACTTGGAATTACCCAGCCTTTCAATAAATCTTGCACAAGCAAAACCAAGTGCTTCTGTAAAGATCTATGCAAATGGGAAGGTAGTCAACTTAGCCTCTGTTTTGTActttatttttgtcaaaattaaaaGAATTATGACTCTATTGCAGTTTgctgagggtttttttattttaaattctgacTAGCTCATCCTGGATTTTCAGTCTTGAGCACTCATAAAAACTCAAGATGAAAAGCAGCAAATGGTTTGAGTGAATGCAACAGAAAAGAGGGTGATGGCAAGttgaatgtttttctaagagCTGCTttatttcaaacaggaattaatgcagggaaattctatggcctgtgttatgcacgTCAGGctagatgattacagtggtccctgctggctttaaaatctatgactcaATGAAAACCCAAGTTCTCACCCCTACTGGGCAAACAGATGAGACTGATTTTGCAACCATGTGATTGTCCAGCAAAAGCAGGGCACTGATATCTTTAAAAGATACTTAAGACATTTAACACAAAGTTACTCCTCATTGTCCAAGCACTCAGAAGCTGGAAACAGAGAGCTTTGATTGTTGATTTTTCACCTTCTGGTTTGAATGAAGCAGCCTCGGCCAATGGCGCTTTTTGACCTGAGttgctgctttttctttgtttgggTAATGAAGAAGCTTGGCTTGCTTACTCGTGTCTGCAGGGCCCTGGGCATGCCTGACAGAGTCAAAGAGCCAGCGCAGGGAACACGAGGCTGCAAAACCACGGCTTAGCTCAGTCAGCAGCAGTGGAAATacatgtaaaaaaacccaaccccctccctccatcagagtcCGTCAGTTCTGAAGTTAGGTCAGTGTTCGGCACTGACAACTCTTGGGGTGATGCTTGTCAGTTGTCCGAGGGACAGCACTTCACCAGGGCTGTCGCTAACAGCCAGCTGTGGTAACTAAGCAGTTGTCTGCCAGCTGTTTTGTGTATGGTTCTAAACAGGAAATAGCCATGCCAATGGCCATTTCTGGGCACAGTGAGGGATGAATGCCTCCTGACATGGCTCTGCTAGCCCCTTGCTAACAGCCAGAATGCTGAGAGACCCACCCATGCAGGCTGGGTTTGAGTGTCAGAGGTCCTGAACATAGTCCCAGGGACGTCCCCTGGCTctgcgggtgctcagcacccctgaaaatcaggccctgctgTCCTGAGATGACTAAGTCAGTCAAACCATGCTCCCcgccaccctgcctgctggcaaGTGCCTGGTTACCTTGCTCTTCCGCTGTGGGGAGGGCTTGGAGTGCTCAGAGCAGGTTAACGACAAGCCAACTGGCACACAAAGATTTCGGCTACTAGTCTGGTTTTTAAAGACTTTATTTTGGAAAGCTGCACAAAAAGGCCTTTGctgtttcaaaaataaaaccccaaatctttagaaaaacaaaagctCCCACTGTCTGTGATGGATTGCTGCAAAAACAACTAAAACCCCCAACCTGTCAACCCCAATGTTAACGCTTAAAATGCTCACCAGGAAAACCCATCAGGATTTAAAATCTGCTCCCTCAGCGTAGCTGACAGAGGAGCACTGTGCTAAGCAGCAGAGCGGGCCATGGCTGGAGACACAGGGTCCCCGTGACACGCTCATCCAGCCATGCAATGTATTGCTGGAATCGGGGTCCTGTCATCCTTGGAACACTCCAATGGCTTCCCCTCAAGCATCTGGAGGGGCACAgacccttctgcaccccacctTCCTCTGGGCCCTGTCCTGGGAATCACAGACGCAGACAAGCTATAGCAACTAGACAGGGGGAAAGGCACCTTCTCTCTGCACTTGTGGGCCAACCAGCTGTGTTTGCTGCGAATGCCCTGTGTCAGGCCTCAATGTGCACACAAGGCCCAAGACAAACCAGGCCCTTTAATTTCCTCTAGCCAGACAATTGCTAATTTGTGAGAGGACGGGGTGAGCGTGGCGGCCGGAGCGGaacagcagggagaggaaggggcaaTTACTGCTGTTGGAAATgggcaaacagatttttttgtcaGCATTTGGTCTACCTGGCTAATGTCAGCCAACTACTAAGAGAGCCAGAGGTGAAACAAGCGCAGTGCACGGAGACCACTGCTGCCAGCAGGCAGAGCCCAGAAAACACGGACAGCAGGGTAAGGCAGCTGGGTGAGGAAGGGGGAATGAAGACACCAGTCAGCCAAGCCAAGGCCACTAGATTTCGTATTGGCTAACACAGTCAACCAAGTGGCTACACACTGTGTAAAGGGCCTTCTCGCGCTGCAGGATGCCTTCACCCAGGCAGTTAAAGGGTCTCCTCCCAGGGAGGACCACTGCTTTAAGCAGGAGGCTTAGACACAGCCCAGGTCCTGAAGCGGCGATGCCACAGGCAGGCAAGAGGGAGGACAGCATCTTCAGAGCTTAAATGACAAACACCACCAGCCAAACTGTGGCTGTTGCTGGCTGAGCAGGGCCCCGGGGGTCGGCGTGagagcttccccctgcccctgtgcCATGAAAACAGGAACAAAGCCAAAGGGACACGATGCAAAGACAGATGGCTGGCCAGCACACCCTATGCTCACATGGCCCCTGCTGCCGTCCAGCTAACCCAACCATGTGCAGGGCTGGGGAACTCACAGCTGGTGCACGGCACTTCTGTCGGGGCAGGTGACTCTGCATGAAGcctcactctgccccctgctAACAGGCTAAGGGCTCCCAGGATTTCAGACATTGCCCAGCACACTCCTGTGCAAGACCATGACTGCACAGGGGGAGGAACTCATGCACCTACCTGATGGCTGCCAGTGCCCTACCTCCCAGTAGGCTCTGGAAAGGGACAGCCTAGCTCTCGCCTTCCCAGCCTGCTGGTTACAGGCGGGCATGGCCGATCACCTCCCCAAGCCCTCATTTCTCAAGGCCCCCAATAGCTCAGGAGCACTCGCAGAGCCTGGGTGCTGACCCTTGGTTCGAGCTCTGGGAAGCATGAAGTGCACTGGGTACCAAACCCACCCCGAGCGAGCTGcccaagccagctggcatggTGCCCATGCTGAGGACAAGAGACAGATGAGGCGTGGAGAGAGACAGCTGTGCGGCTGGACTCCCCTCTGGGTCAGAAAATCCAGCCCCAGATTCAGTGAAGTAACTAACCCTACAAGACCGAAGGGACTGTACAGCCGTTAACCTGGGGGCGGCCAGACAGGGCAGCCTGTGCAGTGCCACCTTTGTGTCCAATACAGCGTGTGGCCAGGCCATGATCCagctggctgaagggctgggccCTTAGTCCCTGCAGGTCTGTAACTAAGGGAGTGACAGTCTCCTCAACTAATGCAGTTtggggcagccccagggctcctggcaAGGGGCTTGGGCCTGGGCAAAGTCTGGGGGTGCCTGCAGGACATGTAACCACTCCTGGGTGTAACCCCAGAGCATGAGCCAGAGAGTCACCAGGTCCAGAACCCAGGCTCTCCTCGCTGCACAATCACCCTGCATGACCCACCCCTGGCATCCGAGTACCGCAGCCGCGGGGCTGGGCTGCCGCTAATCCAACACTAAGGGCCTGTCCACTCTCCCAGGGCTGTCAGCCAGGAGTgaccccactgaaggcaatggagatGCGCGGGGGTCAAACTGCTGAGAGGAGTCAAGCTGGGGCTCTCCCTAGGCAAATCCCCTCTGAGAGAATTCCTGAGGAGCCTTCCACCATCTCTGCCTTTCCCCCAGGGCTGCGCCCTGCCTGCAGAACGCATGTCGGGGAGGGCACCAGCCATAGGGTCTGGGGGCTGCCCTCATGGAAACCTTCTGGCTTCCCTCTCCACACCTGAAAGTGCCACTCCAAAGCCAGCCCCAGGAGAGCGCTCGGACTCACTGAGTGCACCATGCAGCAGTCAGGCCCTGGGGGGGGCACCTGGGAGATGAAAGGAAGCTCAGTTCAGCGGATGCTGGGTGCTCACGGGTAGGGAGCAGGAGCGCAGGGCCTAGGGCTGAGGAAGGAGGGAAGCCCCGAGTTTTGCCACTGGACAGACTCCATTATAAAATGAGTTAAGGCTTGTTTTGTTTATAAAAGGCAGGGAAACGGGCCTTTGCGATGGGGAATGTCGAGAGCAAGACGCTTGTCCATCCTCTCAGCCGTGGGCCTGTGTCATCCGAGCCACATCCAACGCCAACAACCCCCAAGTCAGCAGCGGCTCTGTGGGGGGGTTGGAAagtctcccacaccctgcacccaggGAAGGACAGGACCCAACATCACCCAGCATCCCAAGCTCTCGGCTCCTGCTAGCACATCTGCTGCTCCCTGTCTGCTGAGAGGAGTTCGGAGGCCAGGTCCCGGCCAAGATACGCTGAGCCTGAATGGATTGCTTCGTGAAAGCCTGCGGTTCGGCCATTGCTGTGCGGTTTGGGATCTTGGGGACTCCAGCTTCTCTCTTCCCCTAAGTTCTCTGGGGCCTCTGAGCTGGGCAGTGGATGCTCCAACTCCATCTCCACATCCTCCATGTCCTTCCCTGCATTGAGTGGGATGGACTCCATATCCATCCCATTCTCCACGTGCTTCTGCCGCCCAGCCCTGGGGTACCATTGGCAGGCAGGGAAGCTGCTGCACGTCAGATTGAAGACCACGTTGTTTCTGGACAGGGAAACCTCCAGCATGTAGTAGACAGTCCAGAAGACAGCAAAGCATCCCAGCAacatgagcagctggggagagggagaggaaagaggaaggagaaaacccCATTAGAAACCAAAGCCTCCTATTGAAACCCAAGAGCTAGTCTCTCCTACCCTCTCTCAACCCCAGTGGAAGCTGTGTGCCATgccagctggcctgagaggggagaGAGTCCAAGGATGGGCCTCAAACATGCCTGCACCTCCTTCAAGGCCTTGTGTTTGCTGCAAAGGAGGATAGCTTTGTTTCCTGATAGGATTTGTAACCTGCATGGGGCCAGCTGGCTCCCTTCCTCTCAGGGACACCTGGTTTAGCCGAGGAGCAGCCTGAGCTCAGTGGAGTGGCTGGGCTCCAGGACGGGACCTGGGGAAGAAGCCTTGTCTCTCTGGACAGCAATCCCTCAAGCCAGCAAAGGAACAGCGCACGTGAGATCGCCAGGGAGTTGCGTTCCAAACTTGCCCAGTAGGGTGGGGGCTGCAAAGTGGGGCCCGTGTGTTAAtgttggggggagagaaacctCAGACATGCCGGAAATCCCTCTCCCCGCTGCGTGGCATGGGAAAGCAGAACTGGGCAGAGCTAGCCCTTTAGGAGAACAGTGAATGGACGGAGATCGTGGGCAGGGCGAAAGGAGCTGCTGTGTGGGATTTGCTCACAAGgcccagggaggaggcagatgcCCAAAGGGCCGGACCAGGGCAGCGTTCACAGTGACTGTCACTGTGCGGATAGCCCCTGGCCTGCCAGCCTGGCTTTGCTCCCAGCCCATCTTCTGCAGGCTGCTGGCCGCCATTTCAGTGCCAACAAGCAGGGTCGATGGGAACGTTCAGTGTCCCCGCGTAGAATGCAACATAGCGAGTGCCAGTGGTGGGGACCCTCCCTCTGGGTACAGAGGAGTTCGGGCTCCAAGGCCTTGGCCCTTGGccttctgctgagactgccagcggGGCCAGGCAGTTCATGCCAAAGGTGTGTTCATGGCTCTTGCCGCGTGGGTCCGGGTACGgtgggaactgggctgagacatgccctgccccccaactcatTCCAGCAACCAGCAGTCAAGTATTAAGTACTCTGGCTCTCTGCTGACTTGGACAGGACAGGAATTGGTGCCCCAGAGGACAAGCTCCAGATTCCACTGCTGCCCCCTTGAGCCATCCGGTCCCCAAATCAGCTCCCCAAAGCAAAGATGGGCCCCTGGTGTACGCCCTGGCAGGCCCTGCAGGCTTTACCTTGAGGGTGTTAGCTGTGATGGTGTACGGCTCCTCCTCGGTGATCTCCAGCCCTGGAGGGCATGGCAGGGACTCCCCACGGCTCAAATACTGGCCACTCATGGCGTCCTCCACCAGCCTGAAGCCAAGACACACATTCAATTAACTGCACCCAGACAGGCCCCAGAGGCGAACCATCAGGGAAGAGGGCTGAGGAACACAGAGCTAGGGATGGGATGGAATGGTCCCAGCACGCGGGATCCCCTGGGCCTGCCCGGGGAGGGGCGGTCAGAGCCGGAGACAgtccggggcggggcggggcggggggtttGTAACGGAGGCTGAGGAGAAGAGTTGATTGTATCCCCCTTGTTTCAGCTAGTATAGGGAATGGCTGCTGGCTCCAGCACAGCCATATGCTGGCTGTAGCAGGCCCTGAGG
The nucleotide sequence above comes from Lepidochelys kempii isolate rLepKem1 chromosome 22, rLepKem1.hap2, whole genome shotgun sequence. Encoded proteins:
- the TAGLN gene encoding transgelin, translated to MANKGPSYGLSRDVQSKIEKKYDDELEERLVEWIVVQCGAGVGRPERGRLGFQVWLKNGIVLSELVNSLYPEGSKPVKIPKPPPTMVFKQMEQVAQFLKAAEDYGVVKTDIFQTVDLFEGKDIAAVQRTVMALGSLAVTKNDGHYRGDPNWFMKKSQEYKRDFSESQLKEGKNVIGLQMGTNKGASQAGMTGYGRPRQIIS